A single genomic interval of Granulicella tundricola MP5ACTX9 harbors:
- a CDS encoding response regulator, with amino-acid sequence MSDSATAVTSKPKVLVADDEQVIANTLAIILNQAGFEARAVYSGEKAIESLDTFEPDMLISDVIMTGMTGIEAAIATRAKRPNCKILLFSGQAATADLLEKARAQGHEFEILAKPVHPTDLLAKLRRQS; translated from the coding sequence ATGTCAGATTCAGCAACTGCAGTCACTTCAAAACCGAAGGTTCTCGTCGCCGATGATGAGCAGGTGATCGCCAACACGCTCGCCATCATCCTCAACCAGGCCGGGTTTGAAGCACGTGCGGTTTACAGCGGAGAGAAGGCGATCGAGAGCCTCGACACCTTTGAGCCGGACATGCTTATCTCAGACGTCATCATGACCGGGATGACCGGGATTGAGGCTGCGATTGCGACGCGCGCGAAGCGTCCGAACTGCAAGATTCTGCTGTTCTCCGGACAGGCCGCTACGGCGGATCTGCTGGAGAAGGCTCGGGCCCAGGGACATGAGTTTGAGATTCTCGCCAAGCCGGTCCATCCGACCGATCTTCTGGCTAAGCTTCGGCGCCAGTCGTAA
- a CDS encoding glycosyltransferase, which yields MSEAPTTKRILHVIETLDPAAGGPTESVRALITFGPANYIGEAVTLDEPDAPFLKTYPFPVHALGKGKTSLGYSRKLDQWLAANRDRFDGVVVNGLWRYISFAAWRAVRGRKPYVVFPHGMLDPYFKRRYPLKHLKKWVYWLLSEYWVLKGAYRVLFTTTEESQLAEESFWLHDWNGFIVPLGASRPPADGALLKDAFYTQFPELRGKRFVLFLGRIHRKKGCDMLIESFVRLAATDPELHLVMAGPDQQGWSAELQATVAAAGLSDRVHWPGMLKGEVKWGSLFASEVFILPSHQENFGIAVAEAMACGRAVLLADKVNIAPEIAADGAGLMETDTQAGTDRLLERWIAMSLPERAEMERKALDCFSRRYDMHTNAVTIITLFDDAAAPASRP from the coding sequence GTGAGCGAAGCGCCCACCACAAAACGCATCCTCCATGTGATCGAGACGCTCGACCCTGCCGCCGGCGGCCCTACGGAGTCAGTCCGAGCGCTCATCACCTTCGGCCCCGCCAACTACATCGGAGAGGCCGTCACGCTGGACGAGCCGGACGCACCCTTCCTCAAGACCTATCCGTTTCCCGTCCATGCGCTCGGCAAAGGAAAGACCTCGCTCGGATACAGCCGCAAGCTGGACCAGTGGCTCGCCGCCAATCGCGACCGCTTCGACGGAGTCGTCGTCAACGGTCTCTGGCGCTACATCAGCTTCGCCGCATGGCGCGCCGTCCGTGGCCGCAAACCCTACGTGGTCTTCCCTCACGGAATGCTGGACCCCTACTTCAAGCGCCGCTACCCGCTGAAGCACCTGAAGAAGTGGGTCTACTGGCTCCTGAGCGAGTACTGGGTCCTCAAAGGCGCATACCGTGTCCTCTTCACGACGACGGAAGAGAGCCAACTGGCGGAGGAAAGCTTCTGGCTGCATGACTGGAACGGCTTCATCGTGCCCCTCGGCGCAAGCAGGCCGCCAGCCGATGGTGCCCTCCTCAAAGACGCCTTCTATACCCAGTTCCCCGAACTGCGCGGAAAGCGTTTCGTCCTCTTCCTGGGCAGGATTCATCGCAAGAAGGGCTGCGACATGCTCATCGAGTCGTTCGTCAGACTCGCAGCCACCGACCCCGAGCTCCACCTGGTCATGGCCGGCCCGGATCAGCAAGGCTGGAGCGCAGAGCTCCAGGCGACGGTCGCCGCCGCAGGCCTCAGCGACCGCGTCCACTGGCCCGGCATGCTGAAGGGTGAGGTCAAGTGGGGTTCGCTGTTCGCCTCTGAGGTCTTCATCCTGCCCTCGCACCAGGAGAACTTCGGCATCGCGGTCGCGGAGGCCATGGCATGCGGACGCGCCGTGCTGCTCGCGGACAAGGTCAACATCGCCCCGGAGATCGCCGCAGACGGCGCAGGCCTGATGGAGACCGATACCCAGGCCGGTACAGACCGCCTCCTTGAGCGTTGGATCGCCATGTCCCTCCCGGAACGCGCGGAGATGGAGCGCAAAGCTCTGGACTGCTTTAGCCGGCGGTACGATATGCATACGAACGCCGTCACCATCATCACCCTCTTTGACGATGCCGCCGCACCGGCATCCAGGCCGTAG
- a CDS encoding ligand-binding sensor domain-containing protein: MPSLLLIRIAQKLAMLALLCACVPSSAQPASTPPAPFDDIYHNSWTVREGVPPVLWQAKQTPDGFLWLAAETGLYRFDGIAFTKYVPTNGQKLLKDGPITGLTATADGGLWIAYRFGGVSFLHAGTVTNYPATPAFSETIFVLTQDSDGVIWGASAIGLFRFDGKQWSRVDESWGQTISRVAHLKLTPSGDLWVDDSKTYYVLPKGSRHFQPTGLPNGKLDLTGPDTGWLSQDKVGLFPVTRRPDDSWTLGKQLLKENISSITHTPDGALWFGAHDGIWRIRDIDSYRNSPLPPGALQSMQKTDGLTADFVYALTVDREGSIWALTPNGLDQFRKTALTTVALPPDLQHSFLVDEGTSVLTGAGFSSLTPLARTTSRGTELIPAPLLTAGIHQIYRDPSGTVWINTGGKLARLNGTTLTPVEGPRTCPRAT; the protein is encoded by the coding sequence ATGCCGAGCCTTCTCCTAATTCGGATAGCTCAAAAGCTGGCCATGCTCGCCCTCCTCTGTGCGTGCGTCCCATCATCCGCGCAGCCAGCCTCCACACCCCCGGCGCCGTTTGACGATATCTATCACAACTCCTGGACCGTACGAGAGGGAGTCCCACCCGTCCTATGGCAGGCAAAGCAGACCCCCGACGGCTTCCTCTGGCTCGCCGCTGAAACTGGTCTTTATCGTTTCGATGGCATCGCCTTTACAAAATACGTCCCCACCAATGGACAAAAGCTTCTAAAGGATGGGCCCATCACAGGCCTGACCGCAACCGCGGATGGCGGCCTCTGGATCGCGTATCGGTTCGGAGGCGTCAGCTTTCTCCACGCAGGCACCGTCACCAACTACCCCGCCACCCCCGCCTTCTCGGAGACCATCTTCGTCCTCACTCAGGACAGCGATGGCGTCATCTGGGGAGCATCCGCCATCGGGCTCTTCCGGTTCGACGGCAAACAATGGTCTCGCGTAGACGAGTCCTGGGGACAAACCATCAGCCGCGTCGCCCATCTCAAACTCACTCCAAGCGGTGATCTCTGGGTCGATGACAGCAAGACCTACTACGTCCTCCCCAAAGGATCCCGCCACTTTCAGCCCACCGGCCTCCCCAACGGAAAGCTCGACCTCACCGGCCCGGACACAGGCTGGCTCTCCCAGGACAAGGTCGGCCTGTTCCCCGTGACACGCAGGCCGGATGACTCATGGACCCTCGGCAAACAGCTCCTGAAGGAAAACATCTCGTCCATCACCCACACGCCCGACGGCGCTCTCTGGTTCGGCGCGCATGATGGCATCTGGCGTATCCGTGACATCGATTCCTACCGAAACAGTCCACTACCGCCCGGCGCATTGCAATCCATGCAAAAGACCGACGGCCTCACCGCCGACTTCGTCTACGCCCTCACCGTAGACCGCGAGGGCAGCATCTGGGCGCTCACCCCCAACGGCCTCGACCAGTTCAGAAAGACCGCCCTGACCACCGTGGCGCTCCCCCCAGACCTTCAGCACTCCTTCCTCGTTGACGAAGGGACCAGCGTACTTACCGGGGCGGGCTTCTCCTCGCTCACGCCGCTGGCTCGTACGACCTCACGCGGAACAGAACTGATCCCCGCCCCGCTGCTCACCGCCGGCATCCATCAGATCTATCGCGATCCCTCCGGCACCGTCTGGATCAACACCGGCGGCAAGCTCGCGCGCCTCAACGGCACAACCCTGACCCCCGTGGAGGGCCCCCGGACGTGCCCGCGGGCGACCTGA
- a CDS encoding ABC transporter ATP-binding protein: protein MPEVLIRAERVEKYYAQPSENRIQVIAPTDLSIVKGEIVALLGPSGSGKSTLMRMLTGLSAPSAGQVFWHEKPIASTDVNVSIVFQSFALFPWLTVQENVEAVLKARGMNADERRKRSLKMLDTVGLDGFQAAYPKELSGGMRQRVGFARALVVEPEVLFMDEPFSALDVLTAENLRSELLELWQNKTLPTQAIFIVTHNIEEAVLLADRIIVLGRNPGRVRTDFKVTLTHPRNRKAVAFTQLVDYIYKVLTQPDAPTPQLPNAAGDRDARRTYQMLPHARPGGIAGLLEILIDHEGKDDIYKLADDLAFEIDDLLPIVDAAQLLGFLTVNEGDAAITPTGTEFANSEILRQKELFRTAAVDNVLLLRQIVRALETKSDGEVAEEFFHDVLDEQFSEEETLRQLETAISWGRYAELFDFDAARHRFMQPERLHPAPEELATVDTESGE, encoded by the coding sequence ATGCCGGAAGTTCTCATCCGCGCGGAACGCGTGGAGAAATACTACGCCCAGCCAAGCGAAAACCGCATCCAGGTCATCGCCCCCACGGACCTTTCCATCGTCAAAGGTGAGATCGTCGCGCTCCTCGGCCCCTCCGGCTCCGGCAAATCCACGCTGATGCGCATGCTCACCGGCCTCTCCGCGCCCTCGGCCGGCCAGGTCTTCTGGCATGAAAAACCCATCGCCTCCACGGACGTCAACGTCTCCATCGTCTTCCAGTCCTTCGCCCTCTTCCCCTGGCTCACCGTCCAGGAAAATGTAGAGGCCGTCCTCAAAGCCCGTGGCATGAACGCCGACGAGCGCCGCAAGCGCTCCCTCAAGATGCTGGACACCGTCGGCCTCGACGGCTTCCAGGCCGCCTACCCCAAGGAACTCTCCGGCGGCATGCGCCAGCGCGTCGGCTTCGCCCGGGCCCTCGTCGTAGAACCCGAAGTCCTCTTCATGGACGAGCCCTTCTCCGCCCTCGACGTCCTGACCGCAGAGAACCTCCGCTCAGAACTCCTCGAACTCTGGCAGAACAAAACCCTCCCCACCCAGGCCATCTTCATCGTCACCCACAACATTGAAGAGGCTGTCCTCCTCGCCGACCGCATCATCGTTCTTGGTCGCAACCCCGGCCGTGTCCGCACCGACTTCAAGGTCACCCTCACCCACCCGCGCAACCGCAAGGCCGTCGCCTTCACCCAGCTCGTCGACTACATCTATAAGGTCCTCACCCAGCCCGACGCCCCCACCCCCCAGCTCCCTAACGCCGCCGGCGACCGCGACGCCCGCCGCACCTACCAGATGCTCCCCCACGCCCGCCCCGGCGGCATCGCCGGCCTGCTTGAGATCCTCATCGACCACGAAGGCAAGGACGATATCTACAAGCTCGCCGACGACCTCGCCTTCGAGATCGACGACCTCCTCCCCATCGTCGATGCTGCCCAGCTTCTCGGCTTCCTCACCGTCAATGAAGGCGACGCCGCCATCACCCCCACCGGCACCGAGTTCGCCAACTCAGAGATCCTCCGCCAGAAAGAGCTCTTCCGCACCGCCGCCGTCGATAACGTCCTGCTCCTCCGCCAGATCGTCCGGGCGCTCGAAACCAAGAGCGACGGCGAGGTCGCAGAAGAGTTCTTCCACGACGTCCTGGACGAGCAGTTCAGCGAAGAAGAGACCCTCCGCCAGCTTGAAACCGCCATCTCCTGGGGCCGCTACGCAGAGCTCTTCGACTTCGACGCCGCACGCCATCGCTTCATGCAGCCGGAGCGCCTTCATCCCGCACCAGAAGAGCTTGCCACCGTCGATACGGAGTCCGGCGAGTGA
- a CDS encoding polysaccharide biosynthesis/export family protein → MHTPLAGLFVAATVLLLCPGQLSAQFSGPAVHVPSTANVIPVPTADPAVLNPNQSDLVINSGDLVQVRIFGSPDFSVPTRVSIDGTLQLPLIGVVTVKGLSVNDAETLIAQKLIAAGMYVNPQVTVQVTEASGQTATVSGEMHAIVPLSGSRRLLDVLAVAGTLPVNASHIITVLRVGADKPIIVDLGTDPSQSAAGNIPIVPRDTIIISRVGVVYVVGAFAKQGAIPLDQNSPLTLMQLTALSGGVGFEGKYDDLRIIRTVGLERKLVKVDIKRVLLGKNPDPVLEANDIVFLPSAPLKAALKSNGIGTAASIASLFIFALQRNN, encoded by the coding sequence ATGCACACTCCCCTCGCCGGCTTGTTCGTGGCGGCAACGGTTCTCCTGCTCTGCCCGGGCCAGCTTTCTGCACAGTTCAGCGGCCCTGCAGTCCATGTGCCTTCCACCGCGAACGTCATTCCTGTCCCCACCGCTGACCCGGCTGTGCTCAATCCGAATCAGAGCGACCTCGTCATCAATTCGGGCGACCTCGTCCAGGTGCGGATCTTCGGTTCACCTGACTTTTCCGTCCCGACCAGAGTGAGCATCGACGGAACCCTGCAACTCCCGCTCATCGGCGTTGTTACAGTCAAGGGCCTGAGCGTCAATGACGCTGAGACTCTGATCGCCCAGAAGCTGATCGCAGCAGGCATGTACGTCAATCCTCAGGTTACGGTGCAGGTGACAGAGGCCTCCGGCCAGACCGCAACCGTCTCCGGCGAGATGCATGCCATCGTGCCGCTCTCCGGCAGCCGGCGTCTGCTGGATGTGCTGGCTGTGGCAGGCACGCTGCCCGTCAACGCCAGCCACATCATCACCGTTTTGCGGGTAGGCGCGGACAAGCCCATCATCGTGGATCTTGGAACCGATCCGAGCCAGAGCGCGGCCGGGAACATCCCCATCGTGCCTCGAGATACGATCATCATCTCGCGGGTTGGCGTGGTCTACGTCGTCGGCGCCTTTGCCAAGCAGGGGGCCATCCCGCTGGATCAGAACTCTCCCCTTACGCTGATGCAACTGACTGCACTCAGCGGTGGCGTGGGTTTTGAAGGTAAGTATGACGACTTGCGCATCATCCGCACCGTCGGGCTGGAGCGCAAACTCGTCAAGGTCGATATCAAACGCGTCCTTCTGGGGAAAAATCCTGATCCAGTCCTGGAAGCAAACGATATCGTCTTCCTGCCGTCGGCACCGCTGAAAGCAGCTTTGAAGTCGAATGGCATCGGCACCGCCGCCAGCATCGCTTCTCTGTTCATCTTCGCGCTTCAGCGTAATAACTAG
- a CDS encoding LbetaH domain-containing protein produces MAKQSYYNAAEHISPETAADPYLRPAFSLGNRLRRLVWNICWLLFYRISPRPFHAWRTMLLRLFGATMGPHCHFYPASKVHSPWNLICADGVAAGDGVEIYNPAPMRFGSHAILSQGAYLCGATHDFDDKAFPLLAYEMEIGAYAWICARACVAPGVKVGEGAVLGLASVATRSLDPWTVYGGSPAVRIKDRQRHA; encoded by the coding sequence ATGGCAAAGCAGAGCTACTACAACGCCGCAGAGCACATCTCGCCGGAGACGGCGGCCGACCCCTACCTGCGCCCGGCCTTTTCGCTGGGCAACCGCCTGCGTCGCCTGGTCTGGAACATCTGCTGGCTGCTCTTCTACCGCATCTCACCGCGCCCCTTCCACGCCTGGCGCACGATGCTGCTGCGCCTCTTCGGCGCGACCATGGGCCCGCACTGCCACTTCTATCCCGCCTCCAAGGTCCACTCCCCTTGGAACCTCATCTGCGCGGACGGAGTCGCTGCCGGTGACGGTGTGGAGATCTATAACCCTGCCCCCATGCGCTTCGGCTCCCACGCCATCCTCTCGCAGGGCGCGTACCTCTGCGGTGCCACGCACGACTTCGACGACAAGGCCTTCCCCCTGCTCGCATACGAAATGGAAATCGGGGCCTACGCGTGGATCTGCGCCCGGGCGTGTGTCGCGCCTGGCGTCAAGGTAGGGGAAGGTGCTGTCTTGGGGCTGGCTTCCGTCGCGACCAGATCGCTCGATCCGTGGACCGTCTATGGCGGGTCGCCGGCGGTCAGGATCAAAGACCGCCAGCGCCACGCCTGA
- a CDS encoding glycosyltransferase family 4 protein: MSSSSNLDGSPPRPRTAVRLAYLVSHPIQYQAPLLRRIAAEPGIELTVFFGSDFSVKGYRDEGFGVDVTWDIPLLDGYRHEFLPVLRDKGTEGVFTPISHGLVTRLTNADGSARFDALWVHGYATVNQMHGLLAAKALGIPVLVRSDSSLRDRPRGGAKLLAKKAFFAGLRSLVAGVLVTGTMNREYWQHYMGEDFPLFLLPYAVDNAWWQARCHEAAATRSELQTELGLDPKRPVILFASKMQTRKHCDDLIEAYARLAPAPGTEPEPYLVLVGDGEERAALEAQAAATGLSSIRFCGFRNQSELPRFFDLADVFVLPSRHEPWGLIVNEIMNAACPVIITDDCGCHPDLVTDGVEGFVYPVRDIDALEQALRLTFATPQTATEMGQRALERIENWSFEQDIVGLKQALQHVARKRLAGVDAATSSGDQA, translated from the coding sequence ATGAGCTCTTCTTCCAACCTGGACGGCAGTCCCCCTAGGCCTCGAACGGCTGTGCGGCTGGCCTACCTGGTCAGCCACCCGATTCAATATCAAGCCCCTCTGCTGCGCCGGATCGCCGCCGAACCCGGAATCGAACTCACCGTCTTCTTCGGCTCCGACTTCTCCGTCAAAGGCTACCGCGACGAAGGCTTTGGGGTAGACGTCACCTGGGATATTCCGCTGCTCGACGGCTATCGCCACGAGTTCCTTCCCGTCCTGCGCGACAAGGGTACGGAAGGGGTCTTCACGCCGATCAGCCACGGACTCGTGACGCGGCTGACCAACGCAGACGGCAGCGCACGCTTTGACGCGTTGTGGGTTCATGGCTACGCGACCGTCAACCAGATGCACGGTCTCCTGGCAGCCAAGGCTCTCGGTATTCCAGTGCTGGTGCGCTCCGACTCGTCCCTGCGCGATCGCCCGCGCGGCGGCGCAAAGCTGCTGGCGAAGAAGGCTTTCTTCGCCGGACTCCGCAGCCTCGTAGCCGGCGTGCTGGTCACCGGCACCATGAACCGCGAGTACTGGCAGCATTACATGGGCGAGGACTTTCCGCTCTTCCTCCTGCCCTACGCGGTCGACAACGCATGGTGGCAGGCTCGCTGCCATGAAGCCGCCGCGACCAGATCCGAGCTGCAGACCGAGCTTGGCCTCGACCCAAAACGACCCGTCATTCTCTTCGCCTCCAAGATGCAGACGCGCAAGCACTGCGACGACCTCATCGAGGCCTATGCGCGGCTTGCCCCTGCACCCGGCACCGAGCCTGAGCCCTACCTCGTACTCGTCGGCGATGGAGAAGAACGCGCCGCCCTGGAAGCCCAGGCCGCGGCCACCGGCCTCAGTAGCATCCGCTTCTGCGGCTTTCGCAATCAATCGGAGTTGCCCCGCTTCTTCGATCTCGCCGACGTCTTCGTCCTTCCCTCCCGTCATGAGCCCTGGGGCCTCATCGTGAACGAGATCATGAACGCTGCCTGCCCGGTCATCATCACGGACGACTGCGGCTGCCACCCAGACCTCGTGACCGATGGAGTCGAAGGCTTCGTCTACCCCGTCCGTGACATCGATGCCCTGGAGCAGGCGCTGCGCCTCACCTTTGCAACTCCGCAGACAGCAACTGAGATGGGCCAGCGGGCGTTGGAGCGCATCGAAAACTGGAGCTTCGAGCAGGACATCGTGGGCCTCAAACAGGCCCTCCAGCACGTCGCCAGAAAGCGCCTCGCGGGAGTCGACGCTGCCACATCCAGCGGTGACCAAGCGTGA
- a CDS encoding ABC transporter permease: MISLPTNLPTRETLARSQVLRRSWPFVMDLAVAVIGLAVFYCIVLIAKFWAGPPNTQMVVSLSPRALPAYAFYSVVRIGLAYLLSLAFAIAYGYTAAYNTRIEPFMIAVLDILQSIPVLSFLPGVMLAMVGLFPTRHLGVELGAIVLIFTGAVWNMAFSFYSSLKSIPRELIEATRVYRYSPFQRLVQLELPYAAIGLLWNSIMSVAGAWFFLMACEMFHFRSQDFRLPGLGSYLQTAADQGNGHAIAWGLFTMVAIIVATDQLLWRPLIAWSDKFKFEQVESSKRVASPILALLTQSNALTALKEHTTEPLTEYVYTRYAERRIAILKRQEGRPPAAPSKSANLLAYALIAIAAVVVLYLARQTLILISPLQRSQYLELLKGAAATFGRVNLSLALAAAWTIPVGVAIGFHPRLARIAQPLAQIAASVPATALFPVILLALVRIGGGLGIGSIALMLLGTQWYILFNVIAGALAIPTDLKEVATLFHFSTLQRWKTVILPGIFPFLITGMVTASGGAWNASIIAEYFRLNNQTLQTVGLGAMISNATEQGQFPILLLGTVMISLMVVTTNRLVWRPLFRLAETRYRLGA, from the coding sequence GTGATCTCACTGCCCACCAACCTTCCCACCCGCGAAACCCTCGCGCGCTCCCAGGTCCTTCGCCGTTCCTGGCCCTTCGTCATGGACCTCGCCGTCGCGGTCATCGGCCTCGCTGTCTTTTACTGCATCGTCCTCATCGCCAAGTTCTGGGCCGGCCCGCCCAACACCCAGATGGTCGTCTCGCTCAGCCCCAGAGCGCTCCCCGCCTACGCCTTCTACTCCGTCGTCCGCATCGGCCTCGCGTATCTGCTAAGCCTAGCCTTCGCCATCGCCTACGGCTACACCGCCGCCTACAACACCCGCATCGAGCCCTTCATGATCGCCGTGCTCGATATCCTTCAATCGATCCCCGTCCTCAGCTTCCTGCCCGGCGTCATGCTCGCCATGGTCGGCCTCTTCCCCACCCGCCACCTCGGCGTCGAGCTCGGAGCCATCGTCCTTATCTTCACCGGCGCAGTCTGGAACATGGCGTTCTCGTTCTACTCCTCCCTCAAATCCATCCCACGCGAGCTCATCGAAGCCACCCGCGTCTATCGCTACTCGCCCTTCCAGCGACTCGTCCAGCTTGAGCTCCCCTACGCCGCCATCGGCCTCCTCTGGAACTCCATCATGTCCGTCGCCGGCGCATGGTTCTTCCTCATGGCATGCGAGATGTTCCACTTCCGCTCCCAGGACTTCCGCCTCCCCGGCCTAGGCTCCTATCTTCAGACCGCCGCAGACCAGGGCAACGGCCACGCCATCGCCTGGGGCCTCTTCACCATGGTCGCCATCATAGTCGCCACCGACCAGCTCCTCTGGCGGCCGCTCATCGCCTGGAGCGACAAGTTCAAATTCGAGCAGGTCGAATCCTCCAAGCGCGTCGCCTCCCCCATCCTCGCGCTCCTCACCCAATCCAACGCCCTCACCGCATTGAAAGAACACACCACAGAGCCACTCACCGAGTACGTCTACACCCGCTACGCAGAACGCCGCATCGCCATCCTCAAGCGCCAGGAAGGCCGCCCACCCGCCGCACCGTCAAAGTCCGCCAACCTCCTCGCCTACGCTCTCATCGCCATAGCCGCGGTTGTCGTCCTCTATCTAGCCCGCCAGACCCTCATCCTCATCAGCCCTCTCCAGCGCTCGCAGTATCTGGAACTCCTCAAAGGAGCAGCCGCAACCTTCGGCCGAGTTAATCTATCGCTCGCCCTCGCCGCAGCCTGGACGATCCCCGTCGGCGTCGCCATCGGCTTCCACCCACGCCTCGCCCGCATCGCCCAACCCCTCGCCCAGATCGCCGCCTCTGTTCCCGCGACAGCGCTCTTCCCCGTCATCCTCCTCGCCCTCGTCCGCATCGGCGGCGGCTTGGGCATCGGGTCGATCGCCCTCATGCTCCTCGGCACCCAGTGGTACATCCTCTTCAACGTCATCGCCGGAGCCCTCGCCATCCCCACCGACCTCAAAGAGGTCGCCACCCTCTTCCACTTCAGCACCCTGCAACGCTGGAAGACCGTCATCCTCCCCGGCATCTTCCCTTTCCTGATCACCGGCATGGTCACCGCCTCCGGCGGCGCCTGGAACGCCAGCATCATCGCCGAGTACTTCCGCCTCAACAACCAGACCCTCCAGACCGTAGGCCTCGGAGCCATGATCTCCAACGCCACCGAGCAAGGCCAGTTCCCCATCCTCCTCCTCGGCACCGTCATGATCTCCCTCATGGTCGTCACCACCAACCGCCTGGTCTGGCGTCCCCTCTTCCGCCTTGCAGAAACCCGCTACCGCCTGGGCGCATAG